The following proteins come from a genomic window of Elusimicrobiota bacterium:
- a CDS encoding BamA/TamA family outer membrane protein, producing MKPRWALPRPALASLLGLALAFPPAATAAPPSFRGHRIARVYILRRAIFDTSVPSENKRLYRFVNHLHFSTRDNTIRNQLLFKPGDPYDPDLAEETERALRRILRLRDVHVRPMPVGNRRVDVVVETQDTWTTEPYASVSSTGGETKYRFGVRERNLFGLGKQINVSYKKDLDNISRGLSYDDPGLFGTRLRLAGVYEDTDEGSARALKLERPFFSSLTPFAFKGSGDYNKKDTLLYADGDEVARFTNEDRSLGGGVGVSLWSTPRRIRRLGVAYRYEHERLETPVPVPGLETDRVYHYFGPTLEWSRNRFITTDHIRLFSREEDYNMGPTLDLRAGFSSQRWVTGSRNATSVEGVWSRGIARSRHAFALLTVAGRGRYENGWENAQQRWDLEYYNHAKKWTTWAAHAAWENVLNPSVDTQLLLGGDRGLRGYPVSAFEGNRLFVANLENRIFIVDDILNFFGLGAAAFADVGYAWARGEPVKAADLRGDYGVGLRLHLSRASLGNVLRFDLAWPTRAHDDGNRSPVFTFATGHVF from the coding sequence ATGAAACCCCGTTGGGCCCTCCCCCGCCCCGCTCTGGCCTCTCTTTTGGGCCTGGCGCTGGCTTTCCCCCCCGCCGCGACCGCCGCGCCCCCGTCCTTCCGGGGCCACCGCATCGCCCGGGTCTATATTTTGCGGCGGGCCATTTTCGACACGAGCGTCCCCTCGGAAAACAAGCGTTTGTACCGGTTCGTCAACCATCTGCATTTTTCCACCCGGGACAACACCATTCGCAATCAATTGCTTTTCAAACCGGGCGACCCTTACGACCCGGATCTCGCGGAGGAGACCGAACGCGCGTTGCGGCGGATCCTCCGCTTGCGCGACGTGCACGTCCGCCCGATGCCGGTCGGCAACCGGCGGGTGGATGTGGTGGTGGAAACCCAGGACACCTGGACCACGGAACCCTACGCCTCGGTCTCGAGCACGGGCGGGGAAACCAAGTACCGGTTCGGGGTGCGCGAACGCAACCTCTTCGGGCTCGGCAAGCAGATCAACGTGTCGTACAAAAAAGACCTCGACAACATCAGCCGCGGGCTTTCCTACGACGACCCCGGCTTGTTCGGCACGCGCCTGCGCCTGGCCGGGGTCTACGAGGACACCGACGAGGGCTCCGCGCGGGCGCTCAAACTGGAGCGGCCCTTCTTTTCCAGCTTGACCCCTTTCGCTTTCAAGGGTTCCGGCGACTACAATAAAAAAGACACCCTCCTCTACGCCGACGGGGACGAAGTCGCCCGGTTCACCAACGAGGACCGGTCCTTGGGCGGCGGCGTGGGCGTGTCCCTCTGGTCCACCCCCCGTCGGATCCGCCGCCTGGGCGTGGCCTACCGGTACGAACACGAACGGCTGGAAACCCCGGTCCCCGTCCCCGGCCTGGAGACCGACCGGGTCTACCATTATTTCGGCCCGACCCTGGAATGGAGCCGCAACCGGTTCATCACGACCGACCACATCCGATTGTTCAGCCGCGAGGAGGACTACAACATGGGCCCCACGCTGGACCTGCGCGCGGGCTTCTCAAGCCAACGATGGGTCACGGGATCCCGCAACGCGACCTCCGTTGAAGGCGTCTGGAGCCGGGGGATCGCCCGGTCCCGCCACGCGTTCGCGTTGCTGACCGTCGCCGGGCGCGGCCGCTACGAAAACGGGTGGGAAAACGCCCAACAGCGGTGGGACCTCGAATATTACAATCACGCGAAAAAATGGACGACCTGGGCGGCCCACGCGGCCTGGGAGAACGTGCTGAACCCCTCGGTGGACACCCAACTTCTTCTGGGCGGGGACCGGGGCCTGCGCGGTTACCCCGTGAGCGCGTTCGAGGGCAACCGCCTGTTTGTCGCCAACCTGGAAAACCGGATTTTCATTGTCGACGACATTTTGAACTTCTTCGGTCTGGGCGCGGCGGCCTTCGCCGACGTGGGATACGCCTGGGCCCGGGGCGAGCCCGTCAAAGCCGCCGATCTGCGGGGCGATTACGGCGTGGGGCTCCGCCTTCACCTGTCCCGGGCGAGCCTGGGCAACGTCCTGCGGTTCGATTTGGCCTGGCCAACGCGGGCGCACGACGACGGAAACCGTTCCCCGGTTTTCACGTTCGCCACCGGGCACGTGTTTTGA
- a CDS encoding YebC/PmpR family DNA-binding transcriptional regulator: MSGHSRWAGIKHKKGAADAKRGKVFTRIVRELTIAAKTGGGLPENNPRLRKAIEDAKAANMPSDNVKKAIQRGTGEIPGVVFEEVSYEGYGPGGAAVLVTGTTDNKNRTTSEFRKMFSTHGGNLGESGCVGWMFQAKGQIVVEKSAWKDEDKLMTVALDAGAEDMKSDDPEVYEVLSAPADFEKVRSAVAAAGIPTAVAAVTLVPSTRVALAGADGGKMAQLLEDLENHDDVKDVYANADVEDRD, translated from the coding sequence ATGTCGGGCCACAGCCGTTGGGCAGGGATCAAGCACAAAAAAGGCGCCGCGGACGCTAAACGAGGGAAGGTGTTCACGCGCATCGTCCGCGAATTGACCATCGCCGCCAAAACGGGGGGCGGTTTACCGGAAAACAACCCCCGCCTGCGCAAGGCGATCGAGGACGCCAAGGCGGCGAATATGCCGTCGGACAACGTCAAAAAGGCCATTCAACGCGGCACCGGGGAAATCCCCGGCGTGGTGTTCGAAGAGGTCTCCTACGAAGGCTACGGCCCCGGCGGGGCCGCCGTCCTGGTGACGGGCACGACCGACAACAAAAACCGGACCACCTCGGAGTTCCGCAAAATGTTTTCCACCCACGGGGGCAATCTCGGGGAATCGGGTTGCGTGGGCTGGATGTTTCAGGCCAAGGGCCAGATCGTGGTGGAAAAAAGCGCTTGGAAGGACGAGGACAAATTGATGACCGTGGCCCTGGACGCCGGCGCCGAGGACATGAAGTCCGACGACCCCGAAGTCTACGAAGTGCTGTCGGCGCCCGCCGATTTTGAAAAAGTCCGGTCCGCCGTGGCCGCCGCCGGGATCCCGACCGCGGTCGCCGCGGTCACGTTGGTGCCCTCCACGCGGGTGGCGTTGGCGGGCGCCGACGGCGGCAAGATGGCGCAACTGCTGGAGGATTTGGAAAACCACGACGACGTCAAGGACGTTTACGCCAACGCCGATGTCGAGGACCGGGACTGA
- the ruvC gene encoding crossover junction endodeoxyribonuclease RuvC, translated as MKVLGIDPGMATTGWAVVERAGDGYRAHGYGAIVTGPRTPWPQRLQEIARALRDVVAREAPAVAAIEDLFIAKDSRTASSVGHGRGVLLYTLAELGLPIHEYNPRQVKVALTGYGAADKSQMQNMVQRLLRLPAPPKPDDAADALAIALCHLNTAAVLVR; from the coding sequence ATGAAAGTTCTCGGCATCGACCCCGGCATGGCCACCACCGGCTGGGCCGTGGTCGAGCGGGCCGGGGACGGCTACCGCGCTCACGGGTACGGCGCCATCGTCACCGGCCCCCGGACCCCCTGGCCCCAGCGCCTTCAGGAAATCGCCCGGGCCCTGCGCGACGTGGTCGCTCGGGAAGCCCCCGCCGTGGCCGCCATCGAAGATTTGTTCATCGCCAAGGACAGCCGCACCGCCAGCTCCGTGGGCCACGGGCGCGGCGTCCTCTTGTACACCCTGGCCGAACTGGGTCTGCCCATCCACGAATACAACCCCCGCCAGGTGAAGGTCGCCTTGACCGGCTACGGCGCGGCCGACAAATCCCAAATGCAAAACATGGTGCAAAGGCTGCTGCGCCTGCCCGCCCCGCCCAAACCCGACGACGCGGCCGACGCCTTGGCCATCGCTCTCTGCCACTTGAACACGGCGGCGGTGCTCGTTCGATGA
- a CDS encoding Holliday junction branch migration protein RuvA gives MIARLRGAVVERRDGGVVLDVAGVGYEVALGASAVARLPPDGQEVRLFVVESTAMYGGGTTLYGFLSEDERRLFDVFRDHIPNTGAKKALELLDKAVKSLPDFHRAVSTKTPAALVGLFGFTAKTAEKLVVALQGKLDAALPAAPGAPLLDSAFEEAVAGLVALGYREPSARAAAEAARAARGTEGSPQDLIRDALGRLVGRS, from the coding sequence ATGATCGCCCGACTGCGGGGCGCCGTGGTGGAACGCCGCGACGGGGGGGTCGTGCTGGACGTCGCCGGCGTGGGGTACGAGGTCGCGCTCGGCGCCTCGGCCGTCGCGCGGCTGCCCCCCGACGGGCAGGAGGTCCGGCTTTTTGTCGTGGAGTCCACCGCCATGTACGGCGGGGGCACCACCCTCTACGGTTTCCTGTCCGAGGACGAGCGCCGCCTCTTCGACGTTTTTCGGGACCACATCCCCAACACCGGCGCCAAAAAAGCCCTGGAACTGCTCGACAAAGCCGTCAAATCCCTGCCCGATTTTCACCGCGCGGTGTCCACCAAGACCCCCGCCGCGCTCGTGGGCCTGTTCGGCTTCACGGCCAAAACGGCCGAAAAATTGGTGGTCGCCCTGCAGGGCAAGCTGGACGCCGCCCTCCCCGCCGCGCCGGGCGCCCCGCTCCTCGACAGCGCTTTTGAGGAAGCCGTCGCCGGCCTGGTCGCGCTCGGCTACCGCGAACCCAGCGCCCGCGCCGCCGCCGAGGCGGCCCGCGCCGCCCGGGGCACCGAGGGATCCCCGCAGGACTTGATTCGCGACGCCCTCGGTCGGCTGGTGGGTCGGTCGTGA
- the ruvB gene encoding Holliday junction branch migration DNA helicase RuvB — MRPVGPELLGGEEPVDTALRPKRLADFVGQDKLKKNLSVFIQAARQRNEPLDHCLFSAPPGLGKTTLAHIIAQEMGVGLRQTSGPVLERVGDLAAILTGLKEGDVFFIDEIHRLNHAVEEALYPAMEDFALDIIIGQGPSAKTIKLPLPRFTLVGATTRAGLLTGPLRDRFGIVAHLDFYDEADLGVIVERSSALLNAPIDGEAAREIAHRARGTPRVANRLLRRVRDFATVETGGRIVPAVARQALDALEVDRVGLDAIDRKILSTLITKFAGGPVGADTLSVAVSEQRDTLEDVYEPFLIKAGFLLRTPRGRVATPAACAHLGLKPPPSVQGALFPSAEPETPTA, encoded by the coding sequence ATCCGGCCCGTCGGGCCCGAGCTCCTCGGCGGCGAGGAACCGGTGGACACGGCCCTCCGCCCGAAACGCCTCGCGGATTTCGTGGGCCAGGACAAACTCAAGAAAAATCTCTCCGTGTTCATCCAGGCGGCCCGTCAGCGGAACGAACCCCTGGACCATTGCCTTTTTTCCGCGCCGCCGGGCCTGGGGAAGACCACCCTGGCCCACATCATCGCCCAGGAAATGGGCGTCGGGCTTCGGCAAACCTCCGGGCCAGTGCTCGAGCGCGTCGGCGATCTGGCCGCGATTTTGACGGGCCTCAAAGAGGGGGACGTTTTTTTCATCGACGAGATCCACCGCCTGAACCACGCGGTCGAGGAGGCCCTCTACCCCGCCATGGAGGATTTTGCCCTCGACATCATCATCGGGCAGGGGCCCTCGGCCAAGACGATCAAACTGCCCCTGCCGCGGTTCACCCTCGTGGGGGCCACCACCCGGGCCGGGCTTTTGACCGGCCCCCTGCGGGACCGGTTCGGCATCGTGGCGCACCTGGATTTTTATGACGAGGCGGACCTCGGCGTCATCGTCGAGCGGTCGAGCGCGCTTCTGAACGCGCCCATCGACGGCGAGGCCGCCCGGGAAATCGCCCACCGCGCCCGGGGCACGCCCCGCGTCGCCAACCGCCTGCTTCGCCGGGTCCGGGATTTCGCGACCGTTGAAACCGGCGGTCGGATCGTGCCGGCCGTGGCCCGCCAGGCGCTCGACGCCCTGGAGGTGGACCGCGTGGGGCTTGACGCCATCGATCGGAAAATCCTTTCGACCCTGATCACGAAATTCGCGGGCGGGCCCGTGGGGGCGGACACCCTCTCCGTCGCCGTCAGCGAGCAGCGGGACACCCTGGAGGACGTGTACGAGCCGTTTTTAATCAAGGCGGGGTTCCTGCTGCGCACCCCCCGCGGTCGAGTGGCCACCCCCGCGGCCTGCGCCCACCTGGGCCTCAAGCCTCCGCCCTCCGTCCAGGGCGCTCTTTTTCCCTCCGCCGAGCCCGAAACCCCCACGGCGTGA
- a CDS encoding SpoIID/LytB domain-containing protein, with product MNPSTRIAAALVVSLAVAGTSPLAAPSADLRAPDPRRDRSTVLRVGLADAAPEIVLGPGAYRVRAKGLDRVHRWKDEQRLRLTDRGFSLGKVLWSSPVVLSAPKEDDPVLINRRPYRGKVELERVGRAVRIVNVVGVETYLRGVLHMETNEAWPTEALKAQAVISRTYAVLNRGRHGSRGYDLCATPHCQAYGGAAAERPATDAVLRRTRGEVVMDRKKRLVSTVYHSCCGGSTESAQNVWRHAGQPHLKAARCGWCRGSPHYFWKARVPTELVTARLNAAGYDLGEVRAIGVLSRTGTGRVHRFRVYGQKRSRDIPANEFRNIVDPRRIRSTLIAGISKLDGAWQFHGRGWGHGVGLCQWGMKELADQSMAYGQILRIYYRAVEVRDWKD from the coding sequence GTGAACCCATCGACGCGCATCGCCGCGGCGCTGGTCGTCTCCCTCGCCGTGGCCGGAACAAGTCCCCTCGCCGCGCCGTCGGCGGATCTGCGGGCGCCCGATCCCCGGCGCGACCGGTCCACGGTCCTGCGGGTCGGCCTGGCCGACGCCGCTCCCGAAATCGTCCTGGGTCCCGGGGCCTATCGCGTTCGGGCCAAGGGCCTGGACCGCGTCCACCGATGGAAAGACGAGCAACGCCTGCGTTTGACCGACCGGGGTTTCTCCCTGGGGAAAGTCCTCTGGTCCTCTCCCGTCGTCCTGAGCGCCCCAAAGGAGGACGACCCCGTCTTGATCAACCGGCGCCCCTACCGGGGAAAAGTGGAATTGGAACGGGTGGGGCGCGCGGTGCGAATCGTCAATGTCGTGGGGGTGGAGACCTATTTGCGGGGGGTTCTCCACATGGAAACCAACGAGGCCTGGCCCACCGAAGCGCTGAAAGCCCAGGCCGTCATCAGTCGGACCTATGCCGTTTTGAACCGCGGCCGACACGGGAGCCGCGGCTACGATTTGTGCGCCACCCCCCATTGCCAGGCCTACGGCGGCGCGGCGGCGGAACGGCCCGCCACCGACGCGGTCCTTCGCCGCACGCGCGGCGAGGTGGTCATGGACCGCAAAAAACGGTTGGTCAGCACGGTCTATCATTCCTGTTGCGGAGGCTCGACCGAATCCGCCCAGAACGTCTGGCGGCACGCGGGGCAACCCCATCTCAAAGCGGCCCGTTGCGGCTGGTGCCGGGGTTCGCCCCACTATTTTTGGAAGGCGCGCGTTCCGACGGAACTGGTGACCGCTCGCCTGAACGCCGCCGGTTACGATTTGGGCGAGGTGCGCGCCATCGGCGTCCTCAGCCGGACCGGGACGGGGCGCGTGCACCGCTTTCGCGTGTACGGGCAAAAAAGGTCCCGGGACATTCCCGCCAACGAATTCCGCAACATCGTCGACCCGCGCCGAATCCGCAGCACGCTCATCGCCGGAATCTCCAAGCTCGACGGGGCGTGGCAGTTTCACGGGCGCGGCTGGGGGCACGGTGTGGGGCTGTGCCAGTGGGGCATGAAGGAATTGGCCGACCAAAGCATGGCCTACGGGCAGATTTTGCGCATTTATTACCGCGCGGTCGAGGTGCGCGATTGGAAGGATTGA
- the queA gene encoding tRNA preQ1(34) S-adenosylmethionine ribosyltransferase-isomerase QueA translates to MTPPAADLGFPALPEDLIAQTPLAERDAARLLVVDRSTGRLDHRVFRDLPDWLAPGDALVLNDVRVAPVRLRGRKGTGGKIQFLLLARFPGGDARWTSLVTPRPKVGQAATLSDGTTVRVAAARPEGEYELVFDRPPDLERCGEVPLPPYIKRPTGDAPGDREYYQNVYARATAAEYPAAGPAAPLPPGAVAAPTAGLHFTPALLKKIEDAGVDVVRVTLWVGWGTFRPVTASDYRAHPMLPELYRVTEDAARRINAARSAGRRVWAVGTTVVRTLESAFRGGAVVPETAEARLFITPGHRFRSVDRLVTNFHMPGHTPLLLTAAFTGVPLLRSAYQEAMDRRYRFLSYGDAMAVL, encoded by the coding sequence TTGACCCCCCCCGCCGCGGACTTGGGTTTTCCCGCTTTGCCCGAGGACTTGATCGCCCAGACCCCGTTGGCGGAGCGGGACGCGGCGCGCCTGTTGGTGGTCGATCGATCCACCGGGCGGCTGGACCACCGCGTGTTCCGTGACCTGCCCGACTGGTTGGCCCCCGGCGACGCTTTGGTTTTGAACGACGTGCGCGTGGCGCCCGTTCGGTTGCGGGGACGCAAGGGCACGGGCGGGAAAATCCAGTTTTTGCTGCTCGCGCGGTTTCCCGGGGGGGACGCGCGGTGGACGTCCCTGGTCACGCCGCGGCCGAAAGTCGGTCAAGCGGCCACCCTGTCCGACGGAACGACCGTTCGTGTCGCCGCCGCGCGCCCCGAGGGGGAATACGAGCTGGTGTTCGATCGTCCCCCGGACCTGGAGCGGTGCGGGGAAGTCCCCCTGCCGCCCTACATCAAGCGGCCGACGGGCGACGCCCCCGGCGATCGGGAGTACTATCAAAACGTTTACGCCCGGGCGACGGCCGCGGAGTATCCCGCCGCCGGACCGGCGGCGCCGCTCCCCCCGGGGGCCGTGGCCGCGCCGACCGCGGGGCTCCATTTCACCCCGGCTTTGTTGAAAAAAATTGAGGACGCCGGGGTCGATGTGGTCCGTGTGACCCTGTGGGTCGGCTGGGGCACCTTCCGCCCGGTGACCGCTTCCGATTACCGGGCCCACCCAATGCTGCCCGAACTTTACCGAGTGACCGAGGACGCCGCCCGGCGGATCAACGCCGCCCGGTCCGCCGGGCGCCGCGTTTGGGCGGTGGGCACCACCGTGGTCCGCACGTTGGAATCGGCGTTCCGGGGCGGGGCGGTTGTTCCCGAAACGGCCGAAGCGCGCCTTTTTATCACCCCCGGCCACAGGTTTCGATCCGTCGATCGATTGGTGACCAACTTCCACATGCCGGGGCACACCCCGTTGCTGTTGACCGCGGCTTTCACGGGCGTTCCCCTCCTCCGTTCCGCCTACCAAGAAGCCATGGACCGTCGCTACCGTTTCCTTTCTTACGGCGACGCCATGGCCGTCCTTTAA